The window GAGTTCGACCTGGACCACCATCTGCAGCGGGCGGAGATCCCCGAACCCGGTGGCTGGCGCCAGCTGCGGGCGCTGATGGAGTGGGAGTTCAGCCAGCCCCTGGACCGCAGCCGGCCGCTGTGGCAGATCACCTTCGCCGAAGGCTTGGGGGCGGTGCGGGGTCTGCCCGAGGGTTGTGCGGTGCTGATCAGCAAGGTACACCACGCGGCCATCGACGGCCTCTCCGGAGCGGAGATCCTCGCCGCCCTCTTCGACCTCTCCCCCGACGCACCGGCACCGCCGCCGGAGACCGGCTGGAGCCCCGAGGATCCACCGGGAACCCTCGCCCTGCTGAGCCGAGCCGGCCGCAACCTCGCCTCCAAGCCCGGGGAGATCACCCGCACCGTTCGCCACACCCTCACCGGTGCCGTGCGCGCCGGCGCCGCCCGAGCACTGGGCCGGGTGGAGCCTCCGCCATCCCCCTTCACCGCCCCCCGCTGCCGCCTCAACGCACCGGTCACCGATGAACGGGTATGGGACGGCGTGGTGCTCTCGCTGGAAGGGATCAAAGAGATCAAGAATGCAGCCGCCGATACCGGAATCCAAGGCGCCACCGTCAACGATGTGGTGCTGACGGTGTGCTCCGGTGCCCTGCGCCGCCACCTGAGCGAGCTGCAAGAGCTGCCGGAGGATCCCCTCGTCGCCATGGTGCCGGTCTCCGTGCGCCCCGAAGAGGCGCGATCCGCCATGGGCAACCAGGTCACCGCCATGCTGGTCTCCCTGGCCACCGATCTGGAGCAGCCCGGGGAACGGCTGACGGCGATCCGCAGCGCCGCCAACCGCAGCAAGATCTACCAACAGGCCCTGGGCGCCGAAACCCTCAGCGACTACACCCGCTTCCTCCCCTTCTCCCTCGGCGGTCTGGCCACCCGCTTGTACAGCCGCATGCACCTGTCGCGCTATCACAAGCCCATCTTCAACCTGGTGATCACCAACGTTCCCGGGCCCCAAGTGCCGCTGTACATGGCCGGCACCCGCATGCTCGCCCACATCGGCGCCGGCCCCATCTTCGACGGCATGGGCATGATCCTGGTGATCTTCAGCTACGCCGGCTCCTTGGCCATCGGCGTCACCAGCTGCCGCTCCATTCTTCCCGATGCCAGCGTCTTCACCCGTCACCTCGCCGCCTCCTACGGTGAGCTGCGCCAAGATCTTGGCCTCGCCGCCGATGCCGGCGCCGGCAAGATCCTCTTCCTGGGGGATTCATGAGCAGCTCCCTCAAGCCTCCATCCAATCTGCTGCTGCTGGCGGAGGGGCGCATGGTCTACGAAGCCGCCGCCGGACTGCTGGCGTGGCCCCTGCTGCGCAAGGCCCCGGAAGGCGATGGCCATCCGGTGCTGGTGCT is drawn from Acidobacteriota bacterium and contains these coding sequences:
- a CDS encoding wax ester/triacylglycerol synthase family O-acyltransferase; this translates as MRQLSGLDASFLVLETADSPMHIGATVLLDPSTREGGLSFGDFRQFLASRIGAIPIFRQKLQEEPTGLGKPYWVDDTEFDLDHHLQRAEIPEPGGWRQLRALMEWEFSQPLDRSRPLWQITFAEGLGAVRGLPEGCAVLISKVHHAAIDGLSGAEILAALFDLSPDAPAPPPETGWSPEDPPGTLALLSRAGRNLASKPGEITRTVRHTLTGAVRAGAARALGRVEPPPSPFTAPRCRLNAPVTDERVWDGVVLSLEGIKEIKNAAADTGIQGATVNDVVLTVCSGALRRHLSELQELPEDPLVAMVPVSVRPEEARSAMGNQVTAMLVSLATDLEQPGERLTAIRSAANRSKIYQQALGAETLSDYTRFLPFSLGGLATRLYSRMHLSRYHKPIFNLVITNVPGPQVPLYMAGTRMLAHIGAGPIFDGMGMILVIFSYAGSLAIGVTSCRSILPDASVFTRHLAASYGELRQDLGLAADAGAGKILFLGDS